The following are encoded in a window of Pan troglodytes isolate AG18354 chromosome 4, NHGRI_mPanTro3-v2.0_pri, whole genome shotgun sequence genomic DNA:
- the EGFLAM gene encoding pikachurin isoform X5 has translation MRFKTTAKDGLLLWRGDSPMRPNSDFISLGLRDGALVFSYNLGSGVASIMVNGSFNDGRWHRVKAVRDGQSGKITVDDYGARTGKSPGMMRQLNINGALYVGGMKEIALHTNRQYMRGLVGCISHFTLSTDYHISLVEDAVDGKNINTCGAK, from the exons ATGAGGTTTAAAACAACTGCCAAGGATGGCCTTTTGCTGTGGAGGGGAGACAGCCCCATGAGACCCAACAGCGACTTCATTTCCTTGGGCCTTCGGGATGGAGCCCTCGTGTTCAG CTATAACCTGGGCAGTGGTGTGGCATCCATCATGGTGAATGGCTCCTTCAACGATGGTCGGTGGCACCGAGTTAAGGCCGTTAG GGATGGCCAGTCAGGAAAGATAACCGTGGATGACTATGGagccagaacaggcaaatccccAGGTATGATGCGGCAGCTTAACATCAATGGAGCTCTGTATGTGG GTGGAATGAAGGAAATTGCTCTGCACACTAACAGGCAATATATGAGAGGGCTCGTGGGCTGTATCTCTCACTTCACCCTGTCCACCGATTACCACATTTCCCTCGTGGAAGATGCCGTGGATGGGAAAAACATCAACACTTGTGGAGCCAAGTAA